AACAATTGACTGGAATGACGCATGGAAAGAGGCGAGGGCTAAATGTAACTTCCAGGAGCGGGACAGCGCTTTCTGGAACAAAAGGGCACCGGATTTTGCTGAAATTTCAATGAAAACAGGATATGCCGAGGCATTTCTGAAAATCATGAATCCAAAAAAAAATTGGAGCATTTTTGATATGGCCTGTGGCGCCGGCACGCTTGCCATTCCTTTTGCAAGACATGTTAAATCCGTTACAGCAGTCGATTTTTCGGAGAAAATGCTGGAGATTCTCCAGGAACAATGTATTCAGGTCGGGATCGCCAATGTCAGGACAGTCAAGGCAAGCTGGGAAGATAACTGGAGCAAAGCCGGTATAGGGCTTCATGACGTTGCCATAGCTTCGCGTTCACTTGTAGTGCATGATCTCCGGCATGGTATTACAAAATTGAATAACATCGCACGAAAACGGGTGTATATCTCCACAATTGTAGATGACGGTCCCCATGACAGGCACATATTTGAAGCTGTCGGCAGAGAGTTTAATGCGGGACCCGACTACATATACAATTACAATCTTCTCTATCAGATGGGCATTTATGCCAATGTGAATTTTATCGTGGAGGATAATCACAAGACCTACGGGAACCATGGAGAAGCGATTGATTCGATAAGGTGGATGTTGGGTAAAATAACATTTGAAGAGGAGAAAAAACTTGAAGACTATTTTGACAGACATCTTATTTTCAATAAAGGACGGTGGACGATGGATTACGACAGGACCGTCAGATGGGCTGTGATCTGGTGGGATAAGGCAGCAAATATAAAATGATGCTGATAATGAATTGTGGAAATAACGTGCAGGAGTATTATGTCGTTTAAAAGAAAACTGAACCTTTTTGATGCCACGATGATTGTTGTAGGCAATGTGGTAGGCGCCGGCATCTTTACTACCGCGGGTTTTCTGGCCGGTGAACTTAACAACCCGTGGTTTTTCGCAGGTATATGGATTTTCGGAGGGCTTCTCACACTCTGTGGGGCGCTTACCTATGCGGAAATGGCAGGTATGTTTCCCCGGTCAGGTGGCGATTATCTTTATCTAAAGGCAGCTTACGGCCCATGGGCAGGTTTTCTCCTCAACTGGATATGCTTCTGGATAATAAATCCGGGGTCTATTGCAGTTCTTTCTATTGCGCTTGTAAAATACCTGACCGGTTTTTTTAGTTATTCCGGAGTTATGAGTGAAAAAATAATTGCTTTAACCGTTGTTGTCTTCTTTTCTTTTGTCAACTACAGGGGAGTTCGTTTAACAGGGACCACTCACAATCTCTGGACAATCGGAAGTCTTGCAATACTTATCTTTTTCTTAATAGGCGGACTGACATCGGGAAAGGGTGATTGGAGGCATTTTACCGGAAGTGAGGCGAACACCTTCTCTATATCTAAATTTCTTGGCCCTGCCATGATAGCTGTAATCTTTTCCTACAGCGGCTGGTTTGTCTCGGCGTATTTAGGTGACGAAGTAAAAAAACCGGAACGCAACCTTCCTCTGTCTCTTATCCTTGGGACCACCATTGTTATGGTACTCTATGTAGCTATCAATGTGGCTTACCTCTATGCCATACCCATTGAGAGCCTCAAGGGGGTTGTCAATGTCGGGCAGGCGGCCGGGGAACGACTTATGAGCAGCCGCTTTGTTCAGGCAATCAGCCTGGCGATCATATTAGCTATCGCCGCGAGTATAAACGCTACCGTTCTTGCCGGCGCACGTCTCTCATACGCAATAGCAAAGGACGGATTTTTCTGGTCACATTTCGAGAAACTTCATAAACGGTACGGTACGCCTCATGTAGCTTTGTTTATCCAGGCAGTGCTGGCATGCCTTTATATTGTTGCAGATACATTTGAAAATCTACTTGGTGCTGTTGTTTTCATTATGCTCCTTTCCTCCATAGGATCTGCTCTGGCGCATCTGATTTTGCGCAGGAAGAAGCCGCTTCTTGAAAGACCTTATAGAACCCCGTGCCACCCCTTTATTCCTATGCTTTTTATTATTACCTATTTATATATTGCAGTACAAATTTTCCTGTCAAGCCCTGTAAGGTCTGCTCTTGGTGTTGCAATCGCACTATCCGGCATACCATTTTATCTTTACGCAAGGCGTAGCAGACCGCCGCAGATTAACATTTTTGCTCGACAATGCACTCGCAATGAAACCTCTACAGAACATGTAGCTGAACGTCCCAAGAGAAACATTTTTAAAATCAAATGTTCAGAAAACAACACAAGCAATAAATTATAACAAAAAAGGAGGTCGGCATGAAATATTACAAAATAAAGAAGAGTTTGTTGATTACAATACCGGTTTTTTTTATTTTATCTTTTGTAAGTTTCGGAGTGCAGGCAGAAAACACTTTAGCACCCGGAACAGTCAGCAGTCCAGACAACAAGGTAAAAGCTGATCTGAGACATCATAAACAGGAGGTTGCAGAACGACTGCCGGTAATAGGCAGCCGGGGTGTTCAAGGTGAATCCAACACAACATTTAGCATAACCGGCATAGTTCAGAATCCAATATGGCTTACGACAAAAAATCTGTCTCAATTTAAACAGGTAACCGTTTTTAAAACCATGAAAGGTAAAACAAGAAAACCAGATCAATATACAGGCACTCCAATCCGAACACTGCTTGAGATAGTTAAAATACAAAAAAACGAAAAAGATAAACTGGCCAGTAAAAATAAAAAGCCCGGGAATTATGACAACGCTGAAAAAGAGACAAATATAAAAAACAATTCAGATATTGCTGTTTCAATTAAAAACAAAGACGGGAAACAGATAATATTTTCCCTGGATTATATATTACAAGGCTCTGAAAACGAGATTATTCTTGTTAATAACAAAACTAACAGGCTGCCTGAATTGGTGATGAAAACCGGCAGCAAAGATATCTTTTCATCGAAAGATATAATCTCCATCGAAGTCATGCAATTCTTCGTGAAACAAGACGAAAATAAAGATGATAAATTGCAGTATATAACATATGTTGAAAATAAGGCTAAGATTTCTTTGCTCGAAGCACTTGCAAAATGCGAAACGATTAAAGTACCTTCAAAAAATATAAAAGCATTATCCGCAAAGACATCAACAAATTTATACACAGGATGCAGCTTGTATGAGGCCTTAAGTAAACTGTCAGTCAAAGCGGAATATACGGATATTTTCACTGCCATCTCAGATGATGGATATTCTGCTTCTTTTTCATTTACCGAGCTTGAAAACTCAAATTCTCCTGTTATTATTATACAAAACAGAAACAACAGCCAATACAGTTACGACCTTGTTGTAACAGGTGATAGCAGTAAAGCCAGGTGGGTAAAAAACATCAGTCAGATAAAGCAGGTAAAGCTGAAACAAAAGCCTATGATCTACGTTATAGGAATGGGTTGTGGTGATATTAGCCTGCTCACGAATGAGGCTATTAGCTATATGGGCAAGGCAGATGTTTTTATATGCATGGAAAAATACAAACATAGCTTTGCCGGATATATGTCTGGCAAGCCAGTTCTCTTTGATCCTTTTCTTCAGCTTGCAACATTTTACAGGAAAAACCATCCCGAACTATCCGCGGAAGAAGCTGAGAAAATGGCCAAAGACATTTATAACAGGGATATGCAGATGATCAGGGATGCATTGAACTCAGGCAAGATAGTAGCGCTTCTTGAACCTGGCGACCCCACGATTTACGGCGGATGGCGAAACTGGCTATCGCCGAATTTCCCGAACGATAAGGTTGAGATTATCCCCGGGATAAGCTCTTTTGCTGCTGCTAACGCCATGCTCGGCAAGTATGACATAACGGAAACTTCCGTTATCATTACTGAGCCTGAAACTTTGAAATACGATGAATCATTGATAAAGTCAGCAGCCGAGACCGAATCAACAATGGTTATATTTATGGGAATATCCAGAATGAATGATCTTGCCCCTGTTTTTGCAAAATATTATGCCAAAGACACTCCTGTTCATCTCGTTTTTTATGCCGGAATAACAGGTAACAAGATAAAAATAAAAACTACCCTCGAAAAGGTTGTTAAGGATATCAGCGCTAATAAAGAGAATTTTCTCGGTCTGATTTATATCGGCAGTAAATTGCGTTAAAACAAAAGGAGACTATATGGAAATTCTAAAAAGCATACTTAAGAGCATCAAAGAAGACGCCCAGGTGCAGGAGGTGAGGAGAGGGCTCAACTGGACTGCTGTAGTAAGCAGACACTGCGGCCTTGCATCGACCATGGCTCAGGGGAGTTGCTGCAATGAGGACATGGCGGGGGGGATGGAAGGTTCTTTCACCGGGATGACCGCCCTTGAGCTTGCACGCTATTGTTTCAACGACCCGACAAAAACATCTCTCGGGCTCGCAGCCATCAATTCACTCCTTGATGTTAACCCGGACAAATACACTGATATCGACGGGCTACAGATGGTCAAAGATATGGGCAAAGGGAAGAACATCTCCGTTATCGGTCACTTCCCTTTTCTGGCAAATGTGGCGAAGGAAGCAAAGAACCTCTGGATAATAGAAAGGCAGCCGAGACCGGGGGACTATCCTGAAGAGAGGGGAAGTGAGTTTCTCCCGCAGTCGGACATAGTCGTAATTTCAAGCACTACTCTTATTAACCATACCGTCGAGGGCATTCTTGAGCTTTGCAGGAAGGGGAGCGTCAAAATGCTTCTCGGACCTACTACGCCTCTGACGGAAGTACTCTTTGAGTACGGCATCGATATGCTTTCAGGAAGCATAGTAATAGAAAAAGACGTGGTGCTGAGATCAATAAGCGAGGGAGCAGGTTTTATGCAAGTTAAGAAAAATGGCGGCATCCGTTTTGCGAGCATGATCAAGGATTATGATGATGTTATCCGGAGACTGGCAGAATGAGGAAAGACACAACAAAGTCTTATGCTTTGTTCAGTATAAAGCAACTGATGCGAAAATATTTCTTTGTACTGCTATTATTATTTGTTCTGGTTCCTGGCAATGGCTACGCCCATGATTCTAAAGTTCAGCGTCACCCTGCTCCGTGGAAATTTGCAGTAATCAGCGATACCCAGGGAGAAAAGAGTGAGGTGGCCGGCTATCCCTGCATCAACGAACCGATAGTCCGGGCAATCGCCCGGGATATTGCTGCTGAGCAGCCCGATTTTGTACTTATTGCAGGAGACCTGATCAATGGCTGGATATGGAACAATAATACAAGCTTCAGTGTCCAGTACGCCAACTGGAGATCAGCCATGGAACCTGTTTACAGCGCGAGTATCCCTGTTTTTCCCATACGGGGCAATCACGACGTCGGTCCGGAACGGGTAGCGCTGCCTCCGCTTCCAACCCGCCTGGAACCTGCGCCAGGAGCGTTGGTCTTGCTTGAACAGGCTTTTAAAGAGGCCTTCAGAGAGCCCTATATTCCAAAGAATGGCCCTGATGGAGAGGATGGGTTTACCTTCAGTTTCCGCCATAAAAATGCCTTCATTATAGGTCTCGATGTCTGCGGAAATTGCCAGCACAAGGTGAATCAGGGCTGGCTCAACGGGCAACTGGCTGGAAACAGGAACCCCCATGTCTTTGTCTATGCCCACGAGCCTGCCTTTCAGGTGAGACACCGTGACTGTCTTGCATTCTACAAGGAGGACCGGGACATCTTCTGGGACAGTCTGGGTAATGCCGGCAGCAGGGTCTACTTTTGCGGCCATGATCACCTGTACAACCGTGCCGTTATTGCAGATTCAGCAGGAAATGAAATACGCCAGATTGTTGTCGGTACCGGAGGGGGACGCCTCGTACAGTGGTCAGGCGCTTACGGAGAGGGTCCACGAGTTAAAGGAGAGTATAGCAATTCCGGATATCACGGATATATCCTCGTTACTGTCGATGGACCACGTGCAACAGTGGTCTGGAAAGCCCTTGTCCCGCAGGAGAAGAGAAACACATGGCGCGTTCTCGACTCTTTTTCCTACACCTTGCCATGAATTACAGAAGGATCATAAAAGCATTGTGTTTCTCCGGTAGTTTGCACGGTACAAAAAGTACGGCTTTCCCCTTTGCGCCATTTTTTATTTGTTCCGGCAGCCGGTGAGAATACAGGATTTATAATTTATTTGTGAATACAGGAGAAGAAGATGAAAGATAATAAATACCTTTATTTGTTGATTGTTTTTTTTGCTGCCATAATGGCCGCACTTGCTTCGCCTGCTCTGGCGCTTAGCATCGGCGGCGCTGTACGGCAACCCCTTAACCTGACCAACGAGGATCTTTTAAACGCCGGGCAGGCTGAAGCCCGGCTCAGCGAGGTTACACGGGACGGTAAATTCAAGGGGGTCTTTGTCTTTCGAGGCGTTCCCCTTCGAAACCTGCTCCAGATGGCGACAATACAGAAAGAAGTAGAAGGTTATTCGAAACCTATTGACCTTGCAATAGTAGTTACTGATAAAAACGGCAAAAGAGCAGTTCTCTCCTGGGGCGAAGTCTTCTACGGAAAACCGTCCGACATAATTGTCGCTCTTTCAGCAAGCCCTGTCATGCCGGGTGCACCTAAAAGCTGCAGCGAGTGTCATCCGTCGTCTATATACAAACCCGCCATGGATCAACTCAGCCGTAAAATCGTATTTCCTAAGCTTGTCATTGCAGACGACCTATATACTGAACGCTGTCTTGAGGACATTGCCCATATTGAAGTCGTTGATCTGAAGGGTAAGGCACAATGGAAACCGGACAGCAAAACAGCATCACCCACTTTTACGATAAAAGACAATTCCGGCAAAACGTTAGAAATAGGTGATCTGTCAGGATATCGCACCGCCAGGATTTCGTTGAAACAGGTCGGGTCAGGCAGGGGCTATCATGGGCTCAAAAATTTCGAAGGAGTGCCCATACGGGAAATTCTCCGGAAGGTCGACGCAGACAATGATCCTGAAACAGTATTTTTGTTCACCTCCGTTGATGGCTACAGGTCCCTTCTGTCCTTCGGAGAGATTTTTATGGGGGCTAAAAGTGACCGGATAATAATGTGCAATAAAAATGAAAGCTCATCAACCGTTAAAGGTAAAGGTTTCTCGCTTGTTGTTCCTGACGACTTCCTGGCCGACAGAATGGTGCAGACCGTTAAAACCATAGAGATTATAAGTCTCAAGGCAACCCCTAAAGTTTTGGTAATAGGGGTTGGATGCGGAGATACAAGCCTCATTACCCTTGAAGCAATTTCGCAGATGGGCAAAGCAGGGGCATTTGTAGGCGGTAAGTTTATCACCGAACGGTTTTCCAAGTACATGGGCGGGAAACCCATTCTCTTTGATCCCTTTACCAGTTTTGAGCCTGTGTACAAGAAGGCGCATCCCGGCCTCTCCGACGAAGAGGTTAAGAAAAGGACCACCGAGTTGCGTGCTGCTGAAATAAAAAGCATATGGGACACTCTGAAGGCAGGGGAAAGTGTTGCCATCCTGGAACCTGGCGACCCTACAATCTATGGCGGTTGGGAGAACTGGCTCCTCCCGGAATTTACAGGGAAAATTGAGGTGGTGACGGGAATTAACTCCTTCAGCGCCGCCAACGCAATGATGGGGAAAAACATCGCCTCCGATAAGAAGTCAATAGTGCTTACCACCCCCTGGGCTCTCAAAGGAAATGAAGGCACGCTTAAGACAGTGTCAGAAACAGGCGACACGATGGTAATCTTTATGGGACTCAAGGAAGTTAAAGACCTCGCGTCTCTACTCGGGAAATACTATCCGCCGACGACTGTAGTGACTATTGTCTACAAGGCAGGGATATCCCACGAAAAGCGTCTCATAAAAACCAGATTGGCCGACCTTGTATCGGCGGTTGCCAGAGAGGGGGAAAATTTTCTGGGGCTCATCTATATAGGAGGGATATGATTTGCTCTTTATCTGTTGCTCAAGGAGCATATCCTAAACTTTTGCACCAACTGTTGGTGCAAAACATAAAATCCCTGTAAACCCAATACAGGCTTTGGTTTGGGCCGATGAACCTTTTTTGCGTCCACAGTGGACGCAAATGATCAAGCTCCCGTCCAATGAATGTAAAAGAGATTAAATTTTACCTTATCAGATGCTAAAACGTGGGGGAATAGGGACTAAACGTTTCGAACTTAAAAAAATCCGGGATGTAACGCATTGGCAATACGCATAAGACCCAATGGTAAAAGGACTCACCAGAACCCATTCCACCGGAGAAGATGCACTAAAACTATATCGATATCGACATGAGGGACTTTTTCTCATAGGGATGGTCACCCCCAGGATTGTATTAAAAACATAAGATTTGCATTGTGTATTGAACATCTTTTTACGATGATGTATCATTATACAGATAGGAGGTGTATATGGATACAGTAAGATTGAACATAACATTGCCGATAGAGATCGGGGAAAGCCTTCGCAAAATTAAGAATAAATCCGCCTTCATTGCTGAAGCTATAAGAGAGAAGCAATCGGCTGAAGAAAAAAAGAAGTTCAGAAAACAACTTGAAGCTGCATATAAAGAAGCAGCAGAAGAGGATTACGAAGTTTATAAGGAGTGGGAAGACACCCTCAAGGATGGGTTAGAGTAGTGAAGCGCGGGGACATTTATCTTGTAGATTTTGAGCCTTCTGTTGGCGCAGAAATAAGAAAAATAAGGCCTGCCGTCATCATTTCCTGTGATGAGGCAAATAAATATTTAAAAACAATAACGGTTATCCCATTTTCTTCAAAAGTAGACAGGATATATCCCTTCGATGTTTTTGTAAGCAAAGAGGAAAGCGGACTTGATACTGATTCGAAACTCAAGATACCCCAAATGAGGGCGGTAGATAAGGGACGACTGAAGAGATATATAATCACACTCCCGGAAGAGAGGATTGAAGAAACTGAAAAGGCAATAAGGTTACATTTAGCGATTGAATGAACTAATGACACTACGTCTGTAGCGTTTGCTCCAAATGTTGGAGCAAAGAGTGAATACTCTGTAAACCCAATGCCGGTTTTGCTTTGGAACAAAGAGTTATTTTATATTCACATTGAATACACGCTGTAAAAAATCATATTTTCCTTACCCTTTTCTCTTTTTCAAAGGGTAACAGCGCTGCTTATCCCCGCTGGCAGGTTATTAAGGCGGTAAAAGAAAAAAGGGTCTACACCTGTCCCGAAGGGGGTATTCCTCTGGGGACACGGAAGCAGCAAGGTCTTTCTTCTCGCCATGTGGCTTGCGAAAATTCTCCATCCCGACAAATTTCATAATCTTGATGAAAATAAGTTTCTAACACAGTGTTAGAAAATAAATATTCGAGGCTAAAATCCCCGTCAGTATTGATTACACGGGGAGTCTGACTTTTTTAGAAACAGTTTCTAAAAAAGTCTGCCGACACTGTGTCAACAATTCTGAACAGGAAATTTTATCTTGTATTTTTAAAAATGACATGATAATTACTAATAGTAACTAATAATAACTTATAATAACTTAAACAAACTTTATAATATTTATTATAACAATTTGTAATTTACCAAAATGGATATATCTGAAAGTTAGAGCTCTTATTGTTATGTGCGAAAACAAATATTTGATTCTATGGGAGCGTAATTTCAGAAAGCAGGAGAGTGATTTATTCATATTTTAATGAAATGACATAATCAACAGGAGAACCCATGGCAGCACAGATATTTTACGTATTCCTGATTAACGATGATCGGTATGTTCTCATTGGCAAGACTGGAGACGATCTTGTGTCTTCTGAGCAATTAGGAGTGCGGCAGCCTGATCTGCATGTTTCTTACCATCGGAATTTATGTGCCATATATGAACTTACTCCTGAAACACTATATTTCAGAGGCATAATCCCTATAGGAGAAAATGAAAATTACAAATCAATCGGAGGAACCGTGTCTGCTAAGAGTTCCTGTCAAGCTAACTCCCATGATCGGAATGAGGCAATACCATTCAACGGTAAAATAAGGCTCGCCAGGGGATTTATCAAGGAGCCATATATTAACATGGGTTATCAGAAAGCCCTTGCTTTCAGAACGGTTTTGGATATAACCCTGAAAGATGGACAAGTGGTTAAGGTAAAAAATCGCTCCCAGGAAATGGAACAAAAGCGTGACGCTCTCAAGGAATGCTACAACTCTGCAAATATCCGGGAATATCGCAAATCCTTGAATAAACTTGAAAAGATCCTTTATAAATTCAGTTTCGACATAAATTTGCAGTAGAATTGCCCTACAGAGACCTGCCAGGGGTCTCATGGACTGCAGACCCTGTCTGCACAATATTTACGGCTACATTTTGTTCTGTCGGTGTACAACCCCCATGGTTCCCTGGTTATAGAGATTCCGTGCAAAACACTCCACAGAAAGATCTGCGCCGACAACCATATGCATAAACATACTCTTGTTCCCCACAGCAACGCTCTTCCCGGAGAATTGGCTCGCCAGCGTGCCTGTCGGGATTGAGGTGAAGTACCCTGAGAAGGGGTATTCCTTAGTCTCCTGATCTTCCTCATAGTATTTGTACCCTGTGGGATAGTCAAAGACCCTGTGTTCGCCCGTCATGATAGTAAGATACTGAGCCTCGCCAGGTTCGTAATAGTACCAGTCCCGTCCATTTATGCAACTCGTGTGCGGCCAGGGGAAATCCTCCATTCCTATACCCTCAAGGACGATAACAGCCACTTTATCTTTCTTCAGTGCCGAGTCAACAATGCCTCGAATATCTGTTATTCCCTTTGGGTCTCCTGAAGGGCACGACAAGGGAATATGAAAACTGTTGGCAGGCACCATAAGCGCCTTACGGAGTGTCCCGCTTGACGTCTTGAAAGTACAGCCTTCCTTCGCAAGCAAGAGATACTCCGGCACACGTAATGCCTCGCTTGGAGATGCATTAAAAAGACTCAGCAGCTCATTTTTGCCCACAATTCTTTCAATATTAGGATGTTTCTCCAAAAATATAAGATCGGAGACACTGGGGTTGTGCAGACCGGCGTATCTGGCCGACCAATGGGTAGAAACAGCCAGGCCGTCAAGCCTGCTTACGTCGATAAAATCTGTAAAATCCGTCATGCCGCCCGTCCCGATAATAACCGGTGTAAAACCCGATTCTGCTATGAACCGGTTCGTCTCGGAAAAAACGGCAGCGAACATTTTTGCCCGTTCGTCACCGGTCATTGGCGTATAGCGGTTCGTAAAGTACTGCCCGGCATAGGCCAGGAATACAAGCTGAGGACAATATTGCTCTATGAGATCAAGGGCAACATTGCTTACCCATCTATTACTCCTGGTGTCCGTATCTCCCGGATAAGGATGTGCCCCCAGTACGCCTCGCATCATCTTCACAACAGGGCCGTCAGCTTCCACTTTAGCTCCGGTCCGGAGGTCAAAAATGTTCTGCCATTCTCGTGCATCGATAATTGCCACACTCATGATTGCACCTCCAGACTGTTCCATTCCGTCTTTTTTCCTAGTAGCCTGATCTCACGATGACACTCCGGACAATACTTACCGTCACAGAGGAAGCGATGGAGTTTGTCCCCACCACATCCGAGGCTGAAGCGTTCAATAACCACAAACCCGCAATTGGGGCAGATAGTGTTGACCCAATCGGAGCCGACAAAGTTATGGAAATAGACATGGGCAAGTTCGGTCCGTGCAGTCTCCAGTGCATCATTGATGGCCTCAATATTGGGATATTCGGCATCTTTCATATCGTGTTCCGGTAGAAGCCGAAAAACATGCCAGGGGATCTCGGGGTCTATCCCGGCAATGAAATCCGATATAGCGTCAAGCTCATCATCGTTGGCCGATTGGATCACCGGTGTTACAATCTCCACGTGGGCTGTTTCGGCAAGCCTTTTGATGGTACGAAGCACAGGTTCTACTGAAGGGATGCCTATATAGTCCTTGTTGAACCGGGCCGAAATCCCCTTGAGACCGATATTAAAAAATGAGAAAACGGAGGCGAGCAACTCAGTGGATTCTTCCGTCGTGTATCCGTTGGTTAGACAGCCCATGGGAATACCCTGTGCCTTCGCCTCTTTTCCAACCTCTATCAGTGTCGGGAGGGAGACTGTAGGTTCATTGACGTTGAAAACGATGTTGTGGCAGCCCAGTTTCTTAGCCATCCCAACAATCTCCTGCGGGGAATAATCCAGCATCCTGTCCTGCACGAGCGCGGGATCCTCCTTTGCAATAAATGCGTTGGAGCAATACTTGCAGTTGAAATTGCAGCCGCTCGTCCCTACGGTGAGGCTGCGGCTCCCCGGATAGGCATGATAGAAGGGGATAGACTCTATCCTGGATATTCCGCAGTTACACCATTTGTCCGGGAAACGCTCCTTTATGCCGTTATTATCCTCAACATACATCTTGCATAGGCCCAGCCTGCCGTTCCCAAGCTCGCAGCGCCATTCACAATAGTTGCAGCGCATATTCCTTTCCTCCTTTTAGTACATAGCATCTGAAAGCGGACAGATAAAACTAATTAGGATTACTACTACACGATAGGGTTTAATAATGACTTATTGATACATTTTATTACATACAAAAGTCAAGCGCATACATCATTGGATTGCAAGGCTCGTAAATCGCGGTCTACTCTAAGGGCATCGTGGCACAATTTGGGTAAAGATAGACTTGCATAAACACTGCAATATTGAGTATAATAGTAATTAATGAGTCCCAATTGTTATTCAAGTGTGCTATTGGTTATTACTGGTATTTAATTACCTGTATTATTGCTGTTGCTGCCATAATATCTCCAGAGCATCCCTTGGGACATAACG
Above is a window of Pseudomonadota bacterium DNA encoding:
- a CDS encoding radical SAM protein → MRCNYCEWRCELGNGRLGLCKMYVEDNNGIKERFPDKWCNCGISRIESIPFYHAYPGSRSLTVGTSGCNFNCKYCSNAFIAKEDPALVQDRMLDYSPQEIVGMAKKLGCHNIVFNVNEPTVSLPTLIEVGKEAKAQGIPMGCLTNGYTTEESTELLASVFSFFNIGLKGISARFNKDYIGIPSVEPVLRTIKRLAETAHVEIVTPVIQSANDDELDAISDFIAGIDPEIPWHVFRLLPEHDMKDAEYPNIEAINDALETARTELAHVYFHNFVGSDWVNTICPNCGFVVIERFSLGCGGDKLHRFLCDGKYCPECHREIRLLGKKTEWNSLEVQS